One window from the genome of Planctomycetota bacterium encodes:
- a CDS encoding DUF1080 domain-containing protein: protein MDRPSDVQPSRRSMMGAGLAALAASSLSVRAADETPAPAAAAMEPVTKAFIDGTGEGWRAMGKDDFTKVNSADDTWTFTDEGIHCTGHPISVMRTVKKYTNFELVVQWCHRQFGGNSGIFVWATDESIDRLTQSGKGGLPHGIEVQVLDLGYTEVYTKQYKKPADWFTCHGDVFPVGTKMKPFPPVAPNGTRSFPSKNLTRPMNEWNHYYVRAINGEVRLWVNGEEVSGGTNIEPRSGYLCLESEGAPIDFRNLRIRELP, encoded by the coding sequence ATGGACCGTCCGTCCGATGTTCAGCCGTCGCGCCGTTCGATGATGGGTGCGGGTCTGGCCGCGCTGGCCGCTTCTTCTTTGTCCGTGCGTGCGGCCGACGAGACGCCGGCGCCGGCGGCGGCGGCGATGGAGCCCGTCACCAAGGCGTTCATCGACGGCACCGGCGAGGGTTGGCGGGCGATGGGCAAGGACGACTTCACCAAGGTCAACTCCGCCGACGACACATGGACCTTCACCGATGAGGGCATTCACTGCACGGGCCATCCGATCAGCGTCATGCGCACCGTCAAGAAGTACACCAACTTCGAACTCGTCGTGCAGTGGTGTCATCGTCAATTCGGCGGCAACTCGGGCATCTTCGTCTGGGCCACCGATGAATCGATCGACCGGTTGACGCAAAGCGGCAAGGGCGGCCTGCCGCACGGTATCGAGGTGCAGGTCCTCGATCTGGGCTACACCGAGGTCTACACCAAGCAGTACAAGAAGCCCGCCGACTGGTTCACATGCCACGGCGACGTGTTCCCGGTCGGCACGAAGATGAAGCCGTTCCCGCCGGTCGCGCCCAATGGGACGCGCAGCTTTCCGTCCAAGAACCTGACCCGCCCGATGAATGAGTGGAATCACTACTACGTCCGCGCGATCAATGGGGAAGTGCGCCTCTGGGTCAACGGCGAGGAAGTGAGCGGCGGGACGAACATCGAGCCGCGCTCCGGATACCTGTGCCTCGAATCCGAAGGCGCGCCCATCGACTTCCGCAATCTGCGCATTCGTGAATTGCCCTGA
- the aroC gene encoding chorismate synthase, producing the protein MAGNSFGQIFRITTAGESHGPGYVVIVDGVPAGLTLSEADIQPDLDRRRPGQSSIVTQRDESDTAEILSGVFEGVTTGTPIAVLIRNKDQRSKDYGDIKDKYRPGHADYTFDAKFGRRDYRGGGRSSARETCVRVAAGAIAKKLLREKFGVNIVGYVTQVGHLIAQIDDPAGVTLEQVEATPTRCPDPAIAKQMIELIEKLRGEMDSIGGVAEITATGVPAGWGEPVFDKLKADLGKAMFTLPAVLGVEYGIGFGAATMRGSQNNDVFTTRDGRIVTETNRHGGMLGGISSGMPIVLRCAVKPTSSLPQEQKTVMRDGSPTTIRTKGRHDPCLLPRFVPMAEAMAAIVLADHAMRQAAQKLGE; encoded by the coding sequence ATGGCAGGCAACAGTTTCGGACAGATTTTTCGCATCACCACCGCCGGGGAAAGCCACGGCCCCGGTTATGTGGTCATCGTCGACGGCGTGCCGGCGGGCTTGACGCTCAGCGAAGCGGACATTCAGCCGGACCTGGACCGTCGCCGGCCCGGTCAGAGCAGCATCGTCACGCAGCGCGATGAATCGGACACGGCCGAGATCCTTTCGGGCGTGTTCGAAGGCGTGACGACCGGCACGCCTATCGCTGTGCTCATCCGCAATAAGGACCAGCGGAGCAAAGACTACGGCGACATCAAGGACAAGTACCGCCCCGGGCATGCGGACTATACATTCGACGCCAAGTTCGGCCGGCGGGATTACCGGGGCGGCGGGCGAAGCTCGGCGCGCGAGACATGCGTGCGCGTCGCCGCCGGGGCGATCGCCAAGAAACTGCTGCGTGAAAAGTTCGGCGTGAACATCGTCGGATACGTCACGCAGGTCGGCCACCTGATCGCGCAGATCGACGACCCGGCGGGCGTGACGCTCGAGCAGGTCGAGGCGACGCCGACACGTTGCCCGGACCCGGCGATCGCGAAGCAGATGATCGAACTCATCGAGAAGCTGCGCGGCGAGATGGATTCAATCGGCGGCGTGGCGGAGATTACGGCGACGGGCGTGCCGGCGGGCTGGGGCGAGCCGGTGTTCGACAAGCTCAAGGCCGATTTGGGCAAGGCGATGTTCACGCTCCCCGCCGTGCTCGGCGTCGAATACGGCATCGGATTCGGCGCGGCGACGATGCGCGGCTCACAGAACAATGATGTGTTCACCACCCGCGACGGACGCATCGTGACGGAAACGAATCGTCACGGGGGCATGCTCGGCGGCATCAGTTCGGGGATGCCGATCGTTTTGAGATGCGCGGTCAAGCCGACGAGTTCGCTGCCGCAGGAGCAGAAGACGGTGATGCGCGACGGCTCGCCGACGACGATCCGCACAAAAGGCAGGCACGACCCGTGTTTGTTGCCGCGTTTTGTGCCGATGGCGGAGGCGATGGCGGCGATCGTGCTGGCGGATCACGCGATGCGGCAGGCGGCACAGAAATTAGGCGAGTGA